A genomic region of Pseudomonas sp. RSB 5.4 contains the following coding sequences:
- a CDS encoding FAD-dependent oxidoreductase yields the protein MRPFWLEQALQADPSATCLPLQGEVRTDVCIVGGGYTGLWTAIMLKQQNPELDVLLIEADICGAGASGRNGGCALSWSAKYFTLERLFGVEEAVRLVKESERSIHAIGAFCEQYGVEADYRIDGTLYTATNKAQVGSTDAVIAALERQGINSFSQRPVADVQRMAGSSKHLEGWFSPAAASVQPGKLVRGLRRVALQLGVKIHENTAMTGLEEGRPARIHTAGGSVIADRVVLAMNAWMARAFPQFERSVAIVSSDMLITEPRPDLLQDIGLTSGVTVLDSRIFVHYYHNTPDGRIMLGKGGNTFAFGGRMLPVFDQPSPYADLLKRSLGEFFPAFAEVKVDATWNGPSDRSVTGLPFFGQMSASGNVFYGFGYSGSGVGPCHMGGQILASLVQGLDNPWTRSPLVNGPLGYFPPEPIRYLGSLMVRNAIRRKERAEDHGRRPRHLDVRLARFAAAAGKADKG from the coding sequence ATGCGACCGTTTTGGCTCGAACAGGCCTTGCAGGCCGATCCATCCGCAACGTGCCTACCGCTGCAAGGCGAAGTGCGCACCGACGTGTGCATCGTCGGCGGCGGCTACACCGGGTTGTGGACGGCAATCATGCTCAAGCAGCAGAACCCTGAACTCGATGTGCTGCTGATCGAAGCCGACATCTGCGGCGCCGGTGCCAGCGGGCGCAACGGCGGTTGTGCGTTGTCGTGGTCAGCCAAGTATTTCACCCTCGAGCGGCTGTTCGGCGTCGAGGAGGCGGTACGTCTGGTCAAGGAATCCGAGCGCAGCATCCACGCCATCGGCGCGTTCTGCGAACAGTACGGCGTCGAGGCCGATTACCGTATCGACGGCACGCTGTACACCGCTACAAACAAGGCGCAGGTCGGCTCGACTGACGCAGTGATCGCGGCGCTGGAGCGGCAGGGCATCAACTCGTTCAGCCAGCGGCCGGTGGCCGATGTGCAGCGCATGGCCGGTTCCAGCAAGCACCTGGAGGGCTGGTTCTCGCCGGCAGCTGCCAGTGTGCAACCGGGCAAACTGGTGCGCGGCCTGCGCCGGGTGGCGTTGCAGCTCGGCGTGAAGATCCATGAAAACACTGCGATGACCGGCCTGGAAGAAGGTCGCCCGGCGCGTATTCACACCGCCGGCGGCAGTGTGATTGCTGACCGGGTGGTGCTTGCGATGAACGCGTGGATGGCCCGCGCGTTCCCGCAGTTCGAGCGCAGCGTGGCGATTGTTTCCAGCGACATGCTGATCACCGAGCCACGCCCGGATCTGTTGCAGGACATCGGTTTGACCAGCGGCGTCACGGTGCTCGATTCGCGGATTTTCGTGCACTACTACCACAACACGCCGGACGGCCGGATCATGCTTGGCAAGGGGGGTAACACCTTCGCTTTTGGTGGGCGGATGTTGCCGGTGTTTGATCAGCCGTCGCCCTATGCGGATTTGCTCAAGCGCAGCCTTGGGGAGTTTTTTCCGGCGTTTGCCGAGGTCAAGGTCGATGCGACCTGGAATGGGCCGTCGGATCGCTCGGTGACCGGGTTGCCGTTTTTTGGCCAGATGAGTGCCAGTGGCAATGTGTTTTATGGTTTTGGTTATTCCGGCAGTGGTGTCGGGCCGTGTCACATGGGCGGGCAGATTCTCGCTTCGTTGGTGCAGGGGCTTGATAACCCTTGGACCCGTTCGCCATTGGTGAATGGGCCGCTGGGGTATTTTCCGCCGGAGCCGATTCGTTATCTGGGGTCGTTGATGGTGCGTAATGCGATTCGGCGCAAGGAGCGGGCTGAGGATCATGGGCGGCGGCCGCGGCATCTGGATGTGCGGTTGGCGAGGTTTGCGGCGGCGGCGGGGAAGGCTGACAAGGGGTGA
- the tssI gene encoding type VI secretion system tip protein TssI/VgrG: MLNDKESPFTLTLSDGQLCLPVLRFSGKEALNQPFRFEIDVIGLAPALPPGSLLRQPAFLRLGVDHGIHGLIHSVSCEHRASHRIGYRLTLVPHLLSLEQSPRRRVFVQASVPTILAQLLGEHELPADSYRIEMSVGQYPPREFCLQFEESDLAFMQRLCEEEGIHYHFEHRPQGHVVVFADDNLSLPQEPLPVPFAVTDDTPPPRISTLLQRHDATPVMAAHSIRNRGQEISAADAANHPVPALTPLNLSGEQRHAEQRSRRHLQRQRCQSRTIRGSCDCSALRSGHLLQISGHPINAFNEQWLITELHHQGQHPSILDPTTGVHRYQNDFTALPWSSDFRPPLAQPRPNIGGYHLAQVLGSPGQPAPLDDRGRIGVSLWPTQTAESACLWLPIALTGAGQLAAHQLPRAGSEVWVSFLDSDPDRPILCLANPRPAPPTQTPPPRDSSLLLDWLLHGADP; encoded by the coding sequence ATGCTCAATGACAAGGAAAGCCCTTTCACCCTGACCCTGAGTGACGGCCAACTGTGCCTGCCGGTGCTGCGTTTCAGCGGCAAGGAGGCACTGAATCAGCCTTTTCGTTTCGAGATTGACGTGATCGGCCTGGCCCCCGCCCTGCCGCCGGGAAGCCTGCTGCGCCAACCGGCGTTCCTGCGTCTGGGCGTCGATCACGGGATTCATGGCCTGATCCACAGCGTCAGTTGCGAACATCGCGCCAGCCACCGTATCGGCTACCGGCTGACGCTGGTCCCGCATCTGCTGAGTCTGGAGCAGTCGCCGCGGCGCCGGGTCTTCGTGCAAGCGAGTGTGCCGACGATCCTCGCGCAATTGCTCGGCGAACATGAACTGCCGGCGGACAGTTACCGGATCGAGATGAGCGTCGGCCAATACCCACCAAGGGAATTTTGCCTTCAGTTCGAGGAAAGCGACCTGGCCTTCATGCAACGACTGTGTGAGGAGGAAGGCATTCACTATCACTTCGAACATCGCCCGCAGGGGCATGTCGTGGTGTTTGCCGATGACAACCTGAGCCTGCCGCAGGAACCATTGCCCGTGCCGTTTGCCGTGACCGACGACACGCCGCCACCGCGCATCAGCACCCTGTTGCAACGCCATGACGCGACACCCGTCATGGCCGCGCACAGCATTCGCAACCGGGGCCAGGAGATCAGCGCCGCAGACGCGGCCAACCACCCCGTGCCCGCGCTCACACCGTTGAACCTGTCGGGCGAACAGCGCCACGCCGAACAACGCAGCCGTCGTCACCTGCAGCGCCAACGCTGCCAGTCGCGCACGATCCGGGGCAGCTGCGATTGCAGTGCACTGCGCAGCGGCCATCTGCTGCAGATCAGCGGGCACCCGATCAATGCCTTCAACGAACAATGGCTGATCACCGAACTGCACCATCAAGGTCAGCACCCTTCGATTCTTGATCCGACTACGGGTGTGCATCGCTACCAAAACGACTTTACTGCCCTGCCTTGGTCGAGCGATTTCCGCCCGCCTCTGGCACAGCCACGTCCGAACATCGGCGGCTATCACCTGGCGCAAGTGCTGGGATCGCCCGGCCAGCCAGCGCCACTGGACGATCGCGGGCGCATCGGCGTCAGCCTCTGGCCGACGCAGACCGCTGAGTCTGCATGCCTGTGGCTGCCGATCGCGCTGACCGGCGCCGGCCAACTCGCCGCCCACCAGTTACCCCGCGCCGGCAGTGAAGTGTGGGTGAGCTTCCTCGACAGCGACCCGGATCGACCGATCCTCTGCCTCGCCAACCCGCGGCCCGCGCCACCGACCCAAACGCCGCCACCGCGCGACAGCAGCCTGTTGCTCGATTGGCTGCTCCATGGCGCCGATCCGTAA
- a CDS encoding YebC/PmpR family DNA-binding transcriptional regulator produces the protein MGAQWKVKHKEAAANAKGKIFGKLVKEITIAARNGADTATNAHLRLVVEQAKKASMPKETLDRAIKKGAGLLGETVQYHRVTYEGFAPHQVPLIVECVTDNINRTVAEIRVAFRKGQLGASGSVAWDFNHVGMIEAAPDTPDADPEMAAIEAGAQDFEPGEEGATLFLTDPTDLDAVQKALPEQGFTVLSAKLGYQPKNPVSGLSAEQMAEVEAFLEGLDNHDDVQDMFVGLAG, from the coding sequence ATGGGCGCACAGTGGAAGGTTAAACACAAAGAAGCGGCAGCCAACGCCAAGGGCAAGATCTTCGGCAAACTGGTGAAAGAAATCACCATCGCTGCCCGCAACGGTGCCGATACCGCCACCAACGCACACCTGCGTCTGGTGGTCGAACAGGCCAAGAAAGCTTCGATGCCCAAGGAAACCCTGGACCGCGCCATCAAGAAAGGCGCCGGCCTGCTGGGCGAAACCGTGCAGTACCACCGCGTGACGTACGAAGGTTTCGCGCCGCATCAGGTTCCGTTGATCGTCGAGTGCGTCACCGACAACATCAACCGCACCGTCGCAGAAATTCGCGTGGCCTTCCGTAAGGGCCAACTGGGTGCTTCCGGTTCGGTGGCCTGGGATTTCAACCACGTCGGCATGATCGAAGCTGCGCCGGACACCCCGGACGCCGATCCGGAAATGGCCGCGATCGAGGCCGGTGCCCAGGACTTCGAACCGGGCGAAGAGGGCGCGACCCTGTTCCTGACCGATCCGACCGACCTCGACGCCGTACAGAAGGCCCTGCCTGAGCAAGGTTTCACTGTGCTGTCGGCCAAACTCGGCTACCAGCCGAAGAACCCGGTCAGCGGCCTGAGTGCCGAGCAGATGGCTGAAGTTGAAGCGTTCCTGGAAGGCCTCGACAACCATGACGATGTGCAGGACATGTTTGTTGGTCTGGCGGGCTGA
- a CDS encoding protein kinase encodes MHTLAQLRAGELSGITRLDLSCGLTEFPREIFELADTLEVLNLSGNALSSLPDDLHRLTRMRILFCSDNHFTEVPACVGQCTALTMIGFKANRISHVPGAALPPLLRWLILTDNCIETLPTELGERPYLQKLLLAGNRLQTLPASMSQCHRLELIRIAANRLRELPQWLLTLPSLTWLAYAGNPLETEADAAALEATPLIDWSALRLEQRLGEGASGVISRALWQRADGSQVAVAVKLYKGEMTSDGSPLHEMNACITAGLHPNLIRVEGRIHDHPDGQHGLVMQLIDPSFRNLAALPSLASCSRDVYAEDCRFSEEVALNIARGIASAAEHLHQQGITHGDLYGHNILLNDQGDCLLGDFGAASFHATTDNPETRALQRIEVRAFGILLGELLARIDSGLSDERRERLQALEQRCCQPDVLARPGFSEVIEVLEKL; translated from the coding sequence ATGCACACCCTTGCTCAATTGCGCGCCGGCGAGTTGTCGGGCATTACCCGGCTTGATCTGTCTTGCGGTCTGACCGAGTTTCCCCGCGAAATTTTCGAGCTGGCCGACACGCTGGAGGTACTCAACCTCAGCGGCAATGCCTTGAGCAGCCTGCCCGACGACCTGCATCGCCTGACCCGAATGCGCATTCTGTTCTGCTCGGACAACCACTTCACCGAGGTACCAGCCTGTGTCGGCCAATGCACGGCGCTGACGATGATCGGCTTCAAGGCCAACCGCATCAGCCACGTGCCGGGCGCAGCACTGCCGCCGCTGCTGCGCTGGTTGATCCTGACCGACAACTGCATCGAAACCCTGCCGACCGAACTGGGTGAGCGTCCTTACCTGCAAAAACTGCTGCTGGCCGGCAATCGCCTGCAAACGCTGCCAGCCTCCATGAGCCAATGTCACCGTCTGGAGCTGATCCGCATCGCCGCCAACCGCTTGCGCGAACTGCCGCAATGGTTGCTGACCCTGCCAAGCCTGACCTGGCTGGCCTATGCCGGTAATCCGCTGGAAACCGAAGCCGACGCCGCCGCGCTGGAAGCCACGCCGCTGATCGACTGGTCGGCGCTGCGTCTGGAGCAACGCTTGGGCGAAGGCGCTTCGGGGGTGATTTCCCGGGCATTGTGGCAGCGCGCCGACGGCTCGCAGGTGGCGGTCGCAGTGAAGCTCTATAAAGGTGAAATGACCAGCGACGGGTCGCCGCTGCACGAGATGAACGCCTGCATCACCGCCGGCCTGCACCCGAACCTGATTCGCGTGGAGGGCCGCATTCACGATCATCCTGACGGCCAACATGGCCTGGTGATGCAACTGATCGATCCGAGCTTCCGTAACCTCGCGGCATTGCCAAGCCTGGCCAGTTGCTCGCGGGATGTGTATGCCGAGGATTGCCGGTTCAGTGAAGAGGTGGCGTTGAACATTGCCCGAGGCATCGCTTCGGCGGCTGAACACCTGCATCAACAGGGCATCACCCACGGCGATCTCTACGGCCACAACATTCTGTTGAACGATCAGGGCGATTGCTTGCTGGGGGATTTCGGCGCGGCGTCGTTCCATGCCACCACCGACAACCCGGAAACCCGGGCGCTGCAACGCATCGAAGTGCGGGCGTTCGGGATTCTGCTCGGGGAATTGCTGGCGCGCATCGACTCAGGGTTGAGCGATGAGCGGCGCGAGCGGCTGCAAGCGCTGGAACAGCGTTGCTGTCAGCCGGATGTGCTGGCGCGACCGGGGTTCAGCGAAGTGATCGAGGTGCTGGAAAAGCTGTAA
- the zapE gene encoding cell division protein ZapE, with product MPSRAPKRSPLAPRWSALRRWFAKGRPANAGHDAIARSIHEYFRQKAHGQGYTLSHSQQRVIDCMAQQASLLFGASAQTPPSLYLHGAVGRGKSWLLDGFFQALPTTQKQRVHFHAFFARLHQGMFDHREQDDALAVTLDELLDDCRVLCFDEFHVHDIGDAMLITRLFKALFQRGILLLVTSNYPPEGLLPNPLYHARFKPVIDLINARMQVMEVGGPHDYRSQASNHAHQLFTQGHYVWPATTTQRQALNLPPQGAPAITLPVGTRHFQARLCEGRTVGFTFNDVCEQATAVMDYLELCRRFDRWIIDDLPELDECSIAAQQRFINLIDVLYDQDKHLTLLSRLPLREALGGNAIDLARTRSRLGQLQEIH from the coding sequence GTGCCCTCTCGAGCGCCCAAACGATCGCCACTGGCCCCGCGCTGGTCGGCGTTGCGCCGCTGGTTCGCCAAAGGCAGGCCAGCCAACGCCGGGCATGACGCCATTGCCCGCTCGATCCACGAATACTTCCGGCAAAAGGCCCATGGTCAGGGTTACACCCTCAGCCACAGCCAGCAGCGGGTGATTGATTGCATGGCACAGCAGGCCAGCCTGTTGTTCGGCGCCAGCGCGCAAACGCCGCCGAGCCTGTACCTGCATGGTGCGGTCGGACGCGGCAAGAGCTGGCTGCTCGACGGTTTTTTCCAGGCACTGCCGACCACGCAGAAGCAGCGTGTGCATTTCCATGCGTTCTTCGCCCGGCTGCATCAGGGCATGTTCGACCATCGCGAACAGGACGATGCCCTCGCCGTCACCCTCGACGAGCTGTTGGACGATTGTCGGGTTCTGTGTTTCGACGAATTTCATGTGCATGACATCGGCGATGCGATGCTCATTACCCGCCTATTCAAGGCCTTGTTCCAGCGCGGCATTCTGTTGCTGGTAACCTCCAACTATCCGCCGGAAGGCTTGCTGCCCAACCCGCTCTATCACGCGCGTTTCAAACCGGTGATCGATTTGATCAACGCGCGAATGCAGGTCATGGAAGTCGGCGGCCCCCACGATTACCGCAGTCAGGCGAGCAATCATGCGCATCAGTTGTTCACTCAAGGCCACTATGTGTGGCCGGCCACCACGACCCAGCGCCAGGCCTTGAACCTGCCGCCGCAGGGTGCGCCGGCCATTACCTTGCCGGTGGGCACCCGGCACTTTCAGGCACGTCTGTGCGAGGGCCGCACCGTCGGCTTCACGTTCAACGATGTGTGTGAGCAAGCGACGGCGGTGATGGATTATCTGGAACTGTGTCGGCGCTTCGACCGCTGGATCATCGATGATCTGCCGGAACTGGATGAGTGCTCGATTGCCGCGCAACAACGCTTCATCAACCTGATCGACGTACTCTACGACCAGGACAAACACCTGACTCTGCTTAGCCGCTTGCCACTGCGCGAGGCGCTCGGCGGCAATGCCATCGACCTGGCGCGCACACGCAGCCGTTTGGGGCAGTTGCAGGAAATCCACTGA
- a CDS encoding spore coat U domain-containing protein, with protein MITRVVVALLGWLGGSVYAAELQVEVRVDVQRGCQLIGQQREAGIEQLGVLDFGSTARLDDPAGPLGAALTNQRLPRLECNPDTPYQLRVDGGLHGGVGEVRYMVGAAGSQPIPYRLYQDAARRVPLVVDVPVSGRVPDTGTVELPLYGRIEHLAQVPQVNRYSDLVKVTVTW; from the coding sequence GTGATTACACGTGTGGTGGTGGCCCTGCTCGGGTGGCTTGGGGGCTCGGTATACGCGGCGGAGCTTCAGGTCGAGGTTCGCGTTGACGTGCAGCGCGGTTGCCAACTGATCGGCCAGCAGCGCGAGGCGGGTATCGAACAACTGGGCGTGCTGGATTTCGGCAGCACGGCGCGCCTCGATGATCCGGCCGGGCCACTGGGTGCGGCGCTGACCAACCAGCGCTTGCCGCGCCTGGAGTGCAACCCCGACACGCCGTATCAACTGCGTGTCGACGGCGGTCTGCATGGCGGGGTCGGCGAGGTTCGCTACATGGTGGGGGCGGCGGGGAGCCAACCGATTCCTTACCGGCTGTATCAGGACGCGGCGCGGCGGGTGCCGCTGGTGGTGGACGTGCCGGTCAGCGGTCGGGTGCCGGACACCGGAACGGTGGAGCTGCCGCTGTATGGGCGAATCGAGCACTTGGCGCAGGTGCCACAGGTCAATCGGTATTCGGATCTGGTCAAGGTCACCGTGACCTGGTGA
- a CDS encoding spore coat U domain-containing protein — translation MTGKHWMVIATATLLLLADDAQAAVSGQIHARLILIAGCEVTNGSSPGTPVGNLGSLDFGLQGPTWTAPIKASLDADSSGRLNVACNPSVTGFTVTINGGTHGDGNTRRLSNGRQTIPYQLYLDASGSQSYSIGQQHNFAVTSGAQIPIPVFGSVVANTRAVPAGVYTDTLTVTLDW, via the coding sequence ATGACAGGCAAACACTGGATGGTCATCGCCACGGCTACGCTGCTGTTGCTCGCTGACGACGCACAGGCGGCGGTGAGTGGGCAGATACATGCGCGGCTGATCCTGATTGCCGGGTGCGAAGTCACCAACGGATCCAGTCCTGGAACCCCGGTCGGCAATCTCGGCTCCCTCGATTTCGGGCTGCAGGGGCCGACTTGGACTGCGCCGATCAAGGCCAGTCTCGACGCTGACAGCAGCGGCAGACTCAATGTTGCCTGCAACCCATCGGTCACCGGTTTCACCGTCACCATCAACGGTGGTACCCACGGTGATGGCAATACCCGGCGCCTGAGCAATGGTCGCCAGACCATCCCTTATCAACTCTATCTGGATGCTTCCGGCAGCCAGAGCTACAGCATTGGCCAACAGCACAATTTCGCTGTCACCAGCGGTGCGCAGATACCCATTCCGGTATTTGGCTCGGTGGTGGCGAATACCCGCGCGGTTCCGGCAGGGGTCTATACCGACACCCTGACGGTGACGCTCGACTGGTAA
- a CDS encoding spore coat protein U domain-containing protein, with amino-acid sequence MRKFASRIGLSLLGLTLVSSANAATTVTGQITSSLILTSSCQVNGAGGTTGLNFGALNFGTANSLFTTATGQVLGGGGGALSILCSSGTTPTVTVGAGANDGKSTGGARALYDGVANYVPYDLYTDSGFSTLLPVNGTINLAPSTGTAQTVNIYGQAKGKAGLPAGTYIDTIAVQLTF; translated from the coding sequence ATGCGCAAGTTTGCATCAAGGATAGGTTTGTCATTGCTCGGCCTGACGCTGGTTTCCAGTGCCAATGCCGCCACCACCGTTACTGGCCAGATCACTTCCAGCCTGATCCTGACCAGCAGTTGTCAGGTCAACGGAGCCGGGGGCACCACCGGGTTGAACTTCGGTGCGTTGAACTTCGGTACCGCCAACAGCCTGTTCACCACCGCCACCGGACAGGTGTTGGGCGGTGGCGGCGGAGCGCTGTCGATTCTGTGTTCCAGTGGTACCACACCTACTGTCACGGTAGGCGCGGGTGCCAATGACGGAAAATCGACGGGGGGCGCCAGGGCACTGTACGACGGCGTCGCCAATTACGTGCCGTACGACTTGTACACCGACTCCGGGTTCTCGACGCTGCTGCCTGTCAACGGCACGATCAATCTGGCTCCCAGCACCGGTACGGCGCAGACGGTGAATATCTACGGTCAGGCCAAAGGCAAGGCTGGTTTGCCGGCCGGAACCTACATCGACACCATCGCCGTGCAACTGACGTTCTGA
- a CDS encoding spore coat U domain-containing protein, whose product MRRQLCAALLLLCAGSVPLPLGAATSQSFQVSATITPGCLVVGGVSNYGGLNFGSHSALATGTVQVALTGGVQLQCTPGVTLNMSVDGGQYNSSGRHMQINSGSARVAYALFRDAAYSQSLGIGQSVAVAYSDANNISLPIYGQVQLPGNQPGGTYSDVLQVQLSW is encoded by the coding sequence ATGCGCCGTCAGCTCTGCGCCGCGCTGCTCCTGCTCTGTGCGGGCAGTGTGCCGCTGCCGCTGGGGGCGGCGACCAGCCAGAGCTTTCAGGTCAGCGCCACCATCACGCCGGGGTGCCTGGTGGTCGGCGGGGTGTCGAATTACGGCGGGCTGAATTTCGGTTCGCACTCGGCCCTGGCCACTGGCACGGTGCAAGTCGCACTGACCGGGGGCGTGCAGCTGCAATGCACGCCCGGAGTGACATTGAACATGAGCGTCGATGGCGGCCAGTACAACAGCAGCGGCCGCCATATGCAGATCAACAGCGGCAGTGCGCGGGTGGCTTACGCGCTGTTTCGTGATGCGGCTTACAGCCAGAGCCTGGGCATCGGTCAGAGCGTGGCGGTGGCCTATAGCGATGCGAACAACATCAGCCTGCCGATTTACGGTCAGGTGCAATTGCCGGGCAATCAGCCTGGGGGGACGTATAGCGACGTGTTGCAGGTGCAACTGTCGTGGTGA
- a CDS encoding molecular chaperone, producing the protein MGAVTSQHWVVRCAMLALVMLGGGSAQAASSVLIWPIDPVLEADQQASALWLENRGTETANLQIRVFGWSQSGFEEQYQNQRDVIGSPPVAKIEPGQKQLVRLTRTKDVPPGQELAYRIIIDEIPSAQPPAAEGGKTAAAIRFQMRYSVPLFAYGAGLWSKEDSTRPRDPKGIGVPQLSWRTVAVDGRPYVEVRNQGAVHARLTDVAIKQGGQSKPLAEGLLGYVLPGAVMRWPAPGPLASESALQVRVNGGAQVQSIAPGR; encoded by the coding sequence ATGGGGGCAGTTACGTCACAGCATTGGGTTGTACGGTGCGCGATGCTGGCACTGGTCATGCTCGGGGGTGGCAGTGCGCAGGCCGCCAGTTCGGTGTTGATCTGGCCGATCGATCCGGTGCTGGAAGCCGATCAACAGGCCAGTGCGTTGTGGCTGGAAAACCGTGGCACGGAAACCGCCAACCTGCAGATCCGTGTGTTCGGCTGGAGCCAGAGCGGCTTTGAGGAGCAATACCAGAACCAGCGCGACGTGATCGGCAGCCCACCGGTGGCGAAGATCGAACCGGGGCAGAAACAACTGGTGCGTCTGACCCGAACCAAGGATGTGCCACCGGGGCAGGAACTGGCCTACCGGATCATCATCGACGAAATCCCTTCCGCTCAGCCGCCGGCTGCCGAGGGCGGCAAAACTGCGGCGGCGATCCGCTTCCAGATGCGCTATTCGGTGCCGTTGTTTGCTTACGGCGCGGGGCTGTGGAGCAAGGAGGACAGCACCCGCCCGCGTGATCCCAAAGGTATCGGTGTGCCGCAGCTGAGCTGGCGCACGGTGGCGGTGGACGGTCGGCCGTACGTCGAGGTGCGTAACCAGGGCGCGGTACACGCACGGCTGACCGACGTGGCGATCAAGCAGGGTGGGCAAAGCAAGCCATTGGCCGAGGGGCTGCTGGGGTATGTGCTGCCGGGCGCGGTGATGCGCTGGCCGGCACCGGGGCCGTTGGCGAGCGAGTCGGCGTTGCAGGTGCGGGTCAATGGCGGGGCGCAGGTGCAGAGCATTGCGCCGGGACGCTGA